ACAGGATAGCGACATGAAGCGTCACAGCCGCGCACGCGCACCTCTCATCCTCGCCGGAACCGGACTGCTTTACTGTCTGCATGCCGCAGCCGCACCCGATACCTCGATTGCGGCGCAGCTGGAACAGCTGCAGCAGGAAGTGCACGATCTTGCGAACCGCGTCAGGCAACTGGAAGGCATGCCGTGTGCCGGCGATGCAGCAGGCCAGGCCGCGGTGACCACCGCAGTGGCGCCAACAGCCGCGCCAGACGACTCCGCCATTCCCGCGCCGGTATCGAACCTCGACCCCGCCCTGCAAAGTCTCGGCCGGCTCAAGGCGGCCTGGCATGGCGTCAGCACCGGCATGGACCAAGCCCAGATCCACGAGCGCCTGGGTGACCCTTCGCGCCGGTTTACCATCGATGGCAAGCCGGTGTGGTACTACGACTACCCGGGGGTGGGCAGTGGCTCGGTTCTGTTCGCCGCCGACGGCGGGGCGATCGGCGTACAGCATCCGCCCTGGAGGCTGTGGTAGGCCGCAGCGGCCCCCTGCGGTCTCGCGCAGATCAGAGCGGGCACTGCGCACCGTCATGGTGGCGCTGCTGCCGGCAGCGGATTATGTGCCTGTTAATACATGGGTTATCATCAGCGCGGCAGTAACTGGCAGCCTGCGCCCGGGCAGTCCGGGTTGGCGCAAGCATTCCGCAGGTGCCCTGAGGTGTCATTTCAGCAACGCGCCAACCCTGCCGACATGCACTAGACCGCAGAAAATCATCGCAATTACAGGGAGGTGTGGATGATTCGCCTGACAACCCGGATACTACCGGCCAGCGCCGTCTGCCTCATGCCACTGGCTGCGGCTGCGGCCGATGGCCAGCAGCACCACGTCCTGGATCTCACCACGCACTGGTCCGGTTTCCTCGCCCTGGCTGTTTTCTTCCTGGCCTATGCGCTCGTCATCGCCGAGGAAACCCTGCACCTGCGCAAGTCCAAGCCGGTCATGGTCGCGGCCGGCATCATCTGGACGCTGGTCGCCGTGGTCTACGCCCAGCACGGCGACACCCATACGGCCGAGACCGCGGTGCGTCACAACCTGCTCGAATTCGCCGAGTTGTTTTTGTTCCTGCTCGCGGCGATGACCTATATCAACGCCATGGACGAGCGCGGCATTTTCGATGTCCTGCGCGCGAAACTGGTTTCGCAGGGCTATTCGCTGCGCACCATCTTCTGGATCACCGGCGCGCTGGCATTCTCGATTTCACCTGTCGCCGACAATCTGACCACCGCACTGCTGCTGGCCACGGTGGTGAGCGCGGTCGGCGGCGACAATACCCGGTTCATCGCCCTTGCCTGCATAAATATCGTGGTTGCCGCCAATGCCGGCGGGGCCTTTTCGCCCTTCGGCGACATCACCACGCTCATGGTATGGCAGAAAGGCATCGTCGAATTCGGCCAGTTCTTCCTGTTGTTCATCCCGGCCGTGGTCAACTGGCTGGTTCCGGCCGCCATCATGAGCCTGGCGGTCGGCACGGGCACGCCCGCGGCGATCGAGGAGCAGGCCAGACTGCACCACGGCGCCTGGGTCATCACCGGCCTGTTCCTGCTCACCATCACCATGGCGGTCAGCGCGCACAACTTCCTGCACCTGCCGCCGGTCATGGGCATGATGACGGGTCTCGGCCTGCTCAAACTCTATGGCTACTATCTCAAGCGGCGCAAATCGTTCTTCCCCCGTCCCGCCGAGGGCGACCTTGGCAGTACGGCACTGGCCATGGAGAAGGCGGAATCCCCGGCACATGACGGCGACGCCGCTACCCAGTACAACATCTTCAAGTCGCTGGAACGCGCCGAATGGGACACGCTGATGTTCTTCTACGGCATCATCCTGTGCGTCGGCGGCCTCGGCACCATGGGCTACCTGTCACTGGGCTCGGAGCTGATGTACGGCAAGCTCGGCGCGACCACTGCCAACATCCTGGTCGGCTTCCTGTCGTCACTGATCGACAATATCCCGGTGATGTTCGCGGTGCTGGCCATGCTGCCCGACATGGATCTCGGCCAGTGGCTGCTGGTCACACTCACCGCAGGCGTCGGCGGCTCGATGCTGTCGGTGGGCTCCGCCGCCGGCGTCGCGGTCATGGGCCAGGCCCGCGGAATCTACACCTTTTTCACACACCTGAAATGGACGTGGGCCATCCTGCTCGGCTACGCGGCCAGCATCTGGGTACACTTCCTGGTCAACGCCGGCAGCTTCACCTGAACCCGGCGCGCCCCGCCCGCTAGCCCACGCCGGCGGCAGCGCCGTCGGCGCAGCACACCGTCCCAGCCGGACAGGCAGGGAAACAAACCCTGTCCCTGTGGCATAATCATGCCCGGATCAACACAAGCGAATTCCGGAGTTGCCATGATGCATACCATCCGGCTCGCCACCCTGCTGTTCGGCCTGTGGCTCGGACTGTCCGGTCACCTGGAGCCCCTGCTGCTGGTGCTGGGCCTGGCGTCGACCGCACTTGCCGTTACCATCGCGCGACGCATGGACCAGGTGGACCGCGAACATCACAGCGCACATGTGCCGCTGCGGCTGCTGCGCTTCTGGTTGTACCTGATCGGCAAGGTGATCGCCGCCAACTTCCACGTCATCCGCTGCATCGTCACGCCCGGCAAGTCCATCAGCCCGCAGCTGTTCACCGTGCCGTTGCCGCAGCGTTCGGATCTCGGCCGGGTGATCTACGCCAACTCGGTCACCCTCACCCCGGGCACGCTGACCCTGCGCGTCAGCCCTGACTGCCTGCTGGTGCATGCCCTCACCCGGCAGGCGGCCCGCAAGCTCCAGGACGGCACGATGGCCAGGAAGGTGCCGGACTTCCCGCCGGAGGACACCCCGTGATCTATGCCGTAGCCGCAGCAGCGATCCTGGTGACCATGGGACTGGCACTGGCCCGCGCACTGCTGGGACCGACGGTGTGCGACCGCATCCTCGCCGTCAATATGTTCGGCACCAAGACGGTACTGCTGATTGCGGTACTCGCGTTCATGTCTGGCCGGACCGACATCATCGATATCGCCCTGATCTATGCCCTGATCAACTTCATCGGCGTGGTCGCCGTTTTGAAACTGGTCGAGCAGGGCAATTTCTTCACGTCCGGCGAAGAGGAAAACCGGACCTGCGAGCAGATCAATGATTAGCGATGTCGCAAGCTGGATCTGCGTACTGGGCGGCGCCGCACTCAGCGTGATCGGTGGCATCGGCATGCACCGCTTCCCGGATTTCTACACGCGCGTGCATGCTGCCGGCACCACAGACACGCTGTGCGCCGCGCTGTTCCTGCTCGGCCTCGGCCTGCAGGCGGGACTTTCACTGGCGAGTTTCAAGCTGTTCCTTATATTCACCTTCCTGTTCCTCACCAGCCCTACCGCAGCGCATGCGCTGGCAAACACCGCGACCGAGGCCCAGCTCAGGCCGCTGCTCGCCGACAACGAGAGCGCAGACCCATGATCGAGACCCTGATCGATGTCACCCTGCTGGCATTCCTGGCGCTCACTGCCATTGCCATCCTGCACCTGCGCAGCCTGTTCGCCATCGTCATGCTGTTCGGGATCTACAGCCTGCTCTCGGCCGGACTGTTCACCGTCATGGATGCCGCCGATGTCGCCTTCACCGAGGCTTCCGTGGGGGCCGGTATCGCCACCGTACTGATGCTGGCCACGCTGGCGCTGACCGGCATGCGTGAGGAAAAGGCGTCACCGCGCCAGCCCTGGCTGCCGCTCGTCGTGGTGGCGGTCACCGGGCTCGCGCTGGTCTACGGCACCCTCGACATCCCCGCATTCGGCGACCCTGCAGCACCGGCGCACCTGCACGTGGCCCCGCGCTACCTCGAACAGAGCCTGACCGAGACCGGCGTGCCCAACGTGGTGACGGCGGTGCTGGCCAGTTACCGCGGTTTCGACACGCTCGGCGAAGTGTCCGTGATCTTCACCGCGGGAATCGGCGTGCTGCTGTTGCTGGGCCGGCCTCGGCGGCACGCAGACCGCGAGGATGCGGAATGAAACACAATCTCATTCTCAAGGTCATCGCCAAGTTCATCGTGCCGGTGATCCTGCTGTTCGCACTGTACGTGCAGTTTCACGGCGATTTCGGCCCCGGCGGCGGCTTTCAGGCCGGCGTCATATTCAGCGCCGCCTTCATCCTCTACACCCTGGTATTCGGCCTCGACGCCGCCGAGCGCATCATCCCCGCATGGCTGCTGCGCGTACTTGCCAGCATGGGCGTACTGCTCTATACGGGCACCGGATTCGCCACCCTGCTCGGGGGCGGTCGCTTCCTCGACTACAGCGTGCTTGCCGCCACGCCGGTGGCGGGCCAGCACCTTGGCATCCTGGTGATCGAAGCGGGCGTCGGCATGACCGTCGCCGCCGTCATGCTGCTGATCTTCTTCACCTTCGCGGGGCGCCACCGGCCATGACCGATTTCATACTTGGCCATTACAACTACTGGATCGTGATACTGCTGATGATGACCGGCTTCTATACCGTGATCAGTTGCGGCAACCTGATCAAGAAGATCGCCGGCCTCAATATCTTCCAGACCTCGGTGTTCCTGCTCTACATCAGCCTCGGCAATGTCAGCGGCGGCACCACGCCGATCATCACGGATGGCGTCACGCGCCACTCAAACCCCCTGCCCTATGTACTGATCCTGACGGCGATCGTGGTCGGCATTTCCACCACCGCGCTCGGCCTGGCGCTGGTCGTGCGCATACGCGAGGCCTACGGCAGCATCGAGGAAGATGATATTCACAGGCAGGACGCCTCTTTGTGATCGAATCCAATCTGAGCCTGCTGCTGGTCGCCATTCCGCTGCTGGCCGCGCCGGTCACGGCACTGCTGCCGGCGGGACGGGCACCCTGGCTGCTGGCCCTGGGTGTAACCTGGAGCGTCATGCTGCTTGCCGCCTGGCAGTTGTGGCTGGTATCCGACGGCAGCGTAATCAGCTACGAGCTTGGCGGCTGGGCACCACCCTGGGGGATCGAATACCGCGTCGATGCGCTGAATGCGCTGGTGGCGCTGATCGTGACCGGCATCGGTGCCGTCGTCCTGCCGTTCGCGTACCGGAGTCTTGCCCAGGAGATACCACGCCACCAGCTCTCGCTGTGCTATGCCGCCTACCTGCTCTGTCTCGATGGGCTGCTGGGAATCAGCCAAACCGGTGATGTCTTCAACCTGTTCGTGTTCCTGGAAATCTCCTCCTTGTCGTCCTACGCGCTGATCAGTCTCGGGCAGCGCCGCCGCGCACTGACCGCCGCCTACCAGTACCTCATCATGGGCACCATCGGCGCGACCTTCCTGCTCATCGGCATCGGGCTGGTCTATGCCGAGACCGGCACACTCAATATGCAGGATCTGCACCACCGGCTGCACGCGCTGTACGCACACCGCACGGTACATACCGGTTTCGCCTTTATCGTGGTTGGCGTCGGGCTGAAACTGGCGATGTTCCCGCTGCACCTCTGGCTGCCCAATGTCTACAGCTACGCCCCCCTGGCGATAACGGTATTCCTGGCGGCGACGGCTACCAAGGTTGCCGTCTACATCATGCTGCGCATGCTGTTCACCGTATTTCCGGATAGCCTGGTGGCACTCACGCCCACCGGGCTGGTATTCCTGTTGACGGGTGTAGGGGGCATACTGTTCGCCTCGATCGCCGCCAATTACCAGCGGGATGCACGCCGCCTGCTGGCCTACTCCAGCATCGCCCAGATCGGCTACATGGTGCTGGGCATCTCCTATGGCACGGTGCTCGGACTGACCGCGACCATCGTGCACGTGTTCAACCATGCCATGATAAAGGCCGCACTGTTCATGGCGGTCGGCGCACTGGTATACCGCACCGGTTCGAGCCAGCTCAAGGATCTGCGCGGTACCGCGCGCCAGATGCCCTGGACCTTCGGCGCCCTCGTCATCGCCGGGCTCAGCATCATCGGCGTCCCGGGCACCGCCGGCTTCATCAGCAAGTGGTATCTGGTACTGGCCGCGCTGGAACAGCACGACTGGCTGATCGCGCTGATGATACTGGCCGGTTCCCTGCTGGCTGTCGTCTATGTGTGGCGGCTGGTCGATGCGATGTATTTCCGGACCCCGGCCGAGAACGCGATATCGGTACGCGAGGCGCCGCTATCGATGCTGGTTCCGCTATGGCTGCTGGTGCTGGCCAATATCTGGTTCGGCCTGGATACCCGCCTGACCCTGGGCACGACTACCACTGCCGTGCAGCTGCTTACGGGTACGGGCCCATGACGGCTGAGTGGTTGATGCTGGCGCTGCCATTCTTGCCGCTGCTGGGGGCAACGGGCATTCTCATGCTCGATCGCCATCCAGATCTGCGCGAAGCGCTGTCGCTGGCGGTTTCCGTAATCGTCGCGGGGTGCGCGCTGGCCCTGTACCCGCAGATCCGCGACGGCGCGGTGGTCTCGCTCCGCTTTGCCGAACCGCTGCCCGGCCTCCCCCTCGAATTCACGATCGAGCCGCTCGGCATGTTGTTCGCGCTGGTGGCGAGCCTGCTCTGGCCGGTAACCACGATCTACGCCATCGGTTACATGCGCAGCCACAGGGAACGGAACCAGACCCGTTTCTATGCGCTGTTTGCCGTCGCCCTCGGCTGCACCTTCGGCGTGGCCTTCGCCGGCAATCTGCTGACGCTGTTTCTGTGGTACGAATTGCTCACGCTGGCTACCTTCCCGCTGGTCGGTCATGCCGGCACCGATGCGGCGCGGCGCGGCGCCCGCACGTATCTCGGTATCCTGCTCGGCACTTCCATCGGTCTGTTCCTGCTCGCCATCCTCGCCACCTACAGCGTCGCCGGCACCCTGGCCTTCCGCAGCGGCGGCATCCTGGCCGGGCGACTCGATCCGGGCTGGGCGGGAGTACTGCTCGCGCTGTTCGTGTTCGGCATCGGCAAGGCGGCGATGATGCCCTTGCACCGCTGGCTGCCGGCGGCGATGGTCGCGCCCACACCGGTCAGCGCGCTGCTGCACGCGGTTGCCGTCGTCAAGGCGGGTGTATTCAGTATCCTCAAGGTCACGCTGTACGTCTTCGGTACCGGCTATATCACCTCCAGCGGCGCCGCCGACCTGTTGCTGTGGTGCGCCGCCGCGACCATTCTGCTGGCCTCCCTGGTCGCCATGACACGCGATAATCTCAAGGCACGGCTGGCTTACTCCACCATCAGCCAGCTGGGTTATGTCGTGCTCGGCGCACTGCTGGCGACACAGGCCGGGGTCATCGGCAGCGCGTTGCAGATCGCGATGCATGCCTGTGCCAAGATCACACTGTTCTTCGCCGCCGGCGCCATCCTGGTGGCCACGCAGCGCACCGAGATCAGCACGATGGCCGGGCTCGGCCGCGCCATGCCGGTCACCTTCGGGGCGTTTTTCATCGGCAGCTTGAGCATCATCGGCCTGCCGCCGTTCGGTGGCCTGTGGAGCAAATGGTACCTCGGTATGGGTACCCTCGAAGCCGGCCACTGGCCGCTGCTCGGTGTGTTACTGCTCAGCTCCCTGCTCAATGTCGCCTACCTGCTGGCGATCCCGGTGCGGGCCTTCTTCGGCAGCGCCAACGCAGGCAGCAGCGGCCAGGACATCCGCGCCGCACCGCTGACCTGCCAGGCGGCGATGATCGTCACCGCAGGCGCCTGCGTGGCACTGTTTTTCTATCCCGACCCGGTGTACCGGCTCGCACTGGAGGCCAGCGGCGGCCGCTGACATGCGCACCAATCCCGACCAACGCGAGCATCTGTTCGACCGGCCGCGCAATGTGCGCCGTCTGCTGGGCACGCTCTACGCCGCCTGCGGCATCCTGCTCGCGCTGGATTTCATCCTGCAACGCCATGCGCTGCATGCCTGGGACAGACTCCCGGGCTTCTACGGCCTGTTCGGCTTCAGCGCCTGCGTGTCGCTGGTGCTGATCGCGAAACTGCTGCGCCGACTGCTCCGGCGAGCGGAAGACTACTACGATGTGGATGCCTGAGCTGCCACCGTTCGTCCCGTTTCTAGTCGCCGCCCTGCTGGCACTGGTGACGCGTGGCCGGCTGCGCGCCGCACTCATGCTGGCGACACCGATCCTGGGCGGCGTACACCTCTGGCTCGACGTGCACCCCGGTACCGTGGTCGCCGTGCCGCTACTGGAATTCGAGCTGGTGCTGCTGCGCGTCGACCGTCTCAGCCTGCTGTTCGGCTATCTGTTCCACATCGCGGCAACCTTCGCCTTCCTGTTCGCGCTGCACGTGCGCGATACCACCCAGTGCGTCGCCGGCCTGCTCTATGCAGGCAGCGCCCTAGGCGCGGTGTTCGCCGGCGATCTCGTCACGCTGTTCATCTTCTGGGAACTGCTTGCGTTCAGTTCCACCTTCCTGATCTGGGCCCGGCGCAGTGCCCGGGCTCGCGCCGCCGGCATGCGCTACCTGCTGGTCCAGGTGACATCCGGGCTGTTGCTGCTGGCCGGTGTGCTGGTGCACTACCGCCAGAGCGGCACGCTGGAATTCGGACTGATCGGTCTCGCAGGCAGCGGCGGCTGGCTGATCTTCATCGCCTTCGGTATCAAGTGCGCCTTCCCGCTGCTGCACAACTGGCTGATCGATGCCTACCCCGAGGCGACGCCCACCGGCACCGTCTTCCTGTCCGCCTTCACCACCAAGGTCGCGGTCTATGCCCTAGCGCGCGGCTTCCCGGGGACCGAGCTGCTGATCTACATCGGCGCCGTCATGACCTGCTTCCCGATCTTCTACGCGGTCATTGAGAACGACCTGCGGCGCGTCCTTGCTTACAGCATGATCAACCAGCTCGGCTTCATGGTGTGCGGCGTGGGTATCGGTACCGCGCTGGCACTGAACGGCGCCGTTGCACATGCCTTCAATGACGTCATTTTCAAGGGATTGCTGTTCATGAGCATGGGCGCGGTGCTGTTCCGCACCGGCCGTATGAACGGGTCCGACCTGGGTGGAATGTACAAGTCGATGCCCAAGACCGCACTGCTCTGCAGCATCGGCGCCGCCTCGATCTCCGCCTTCCCCCTGTTCAGCGGTTTCGTCAGCAAGTCCTTGATCATGAGCGCCATGCTCGAACAAGGTCATGAGGTACTGTGGCTGGCGCTGCTGTTCGCTTCGGCCGGTGTCTTTCACCATGCCGGCATCAAGATACCCTACTTCGCGTTCTTCGCGCGCGATGCCGGAATCCGCACCGCGGAGGCGCCGGGCAATATGCTGCTTGCGATGGGACTGGCCGCGGTGCTTTGCATCTGCATCGGCTGCCAGCCGCAATACCTCTATGCCCTGCTGCCCTGGGATGTCGACTATTGGCCCTACGAAACCAGCCACGTACTCGCGCAGCTGCAGCTGTTGTGCTGGGCTGCGCTGGCCTTCGTCTGGCTCAACAAGCAGGGCATCTATCCGCCGGAACTGCGCGCGGTGAATCTCGACGCCGACTGGCTCTATCGCCGGCTGTTGCCGGCCGGCGGCCGGCGTGTCTTTGTCAGCCTGCGGCATGCCCGGCAGGTGCTGGCGGGTGTGGGACGCTTCTATCGCCGCAGCGTACTCAATGCGTACTGCCGGACATCGCTGGCGAACTTTCACCTGGAGGATTTCTGGCCGACCGGCAGCATGGTGCTCTGGATCGCAGTGGTGCTGGGCGCCTACCTGCTGCTGGACACGGTGTTCTGACGCAGCCAAGCGCGCCTTCCACGAAGGCGCGCGCCGCTACGGCCCGGTGCGAATACACACAGCGTTCAGTTCTCCAAATTGCGCCAGACGACGTTGCCATCGCATTTGCCGGCAATGGCATCCAGCCGCGTCTCATGCAGGGCGAGTTCCTCGTCGCTGGCCCGGATCACGCGCAGTGCCGGCCGGCCGACAGGCAGGCGGCGAATCGCGGCATCGGTACTCCTGCCGCGCAGTTCCTGGGCACCATCCGCCTCCAGCGAAAGACTGACCTGGCCGCCGGTCATGGCCAGGTAGACATCGGCAAGAATCTCGGCATCCAGCAAGGCCCCGTGCAGGTCGCGCTGGGAGTTGTCGATGCCGTAACGCCGGCATAGCGCGTCCAGGCTGTTCCGCTGCCCTGGATGCAGGCGCCGCGCCAACTGCAGCGTGTCCAGCACGCTGCAGTGCTGTGCCAGGATGTCGGTCGCCGCGCCTAGCAGCCGGTACTCGTGGTTGATGAAGCCGACGTCGAACGGCGCATTGTGGATGACCAGCTCGGCACCACGGATGAAGTCGAGGAACTCATCCGCGATATCGGCAAAACGCGGCTTGTCGAGCAGGTACTCATTGGTGATCCCGTGTACCTCGATGGCCCCGGGATCGATCTCCCGATCCGGCTGAATATAACGGTGATAGGTATTCCCGGTCAGGCGACGGTCGACCACTTCCACGCAGCCGATTTCGATGATGCGGTGCCCTTCGGCGGGTTCCAGACCGGTGGTTTCGGTATCGAGCACGATTTGCCGCATGACTGATGCTCCAGGATGGTCGGGTTGCGCGAGCGGGATCAACCCGCGCGCAGCATCGCATCGATCGCCTGGTTCGCGAGGCGGTCGGCGAGTTCGTTTTCCGGATGGCCGCTGTGACCACGCACCCAGCTCCAGCGGACCCGGTGTCCGTTCGCGGCCTGGTCCAGGCGCTGCCACAGGTCCATGTTCTTCACGGGTTTGCGGTCCGCCGTTTTCCAGCCGCGCCGCTTCCAACCCTGCAGCCACTCCTCGATGCCCTTCTGGACGTACTGGGAATCGGTGACCACGTGGACTCGGCAGGGCCGTTTCAGGCTTTCCAGGCCGACGATCGCCGCCATCAGTTCCATGCGGTTGTTGGTGGTATGCGCTTCGGCCCCGGACAGCGTCTTCTCATGGCCATTGTGGCGCAACAGCACGCCCCACCCCCCCGGACCCGGATTGCCGCGGCAGGCACCGTCGGTGAATATTTCGGTTTCAGCTGCTGCGTCGGACATTGCCCTGGCTCGAGGACGGTATGCCGACCGGGAACAGGCGCGGTTGCGGACGGACGTTCTCGCGCAGCGGGGTCATGACGACGGTGCGCTTGCGCGCGACCAGGATATAGGCCGCCGACAGCAACATCGTGCCCTGCCCGCTGGCCGGCTCCATGAAACCCAGCCGTGCCAGCACGCGCCGGCTGCGCACCGGCGGCCGCTGGAACAGATAATGACTGTGCAGGGTATCGAAGCCGAGCAGGCCGAGCCAGTCCTGGATGCGGTGCAGGCTCTGGAAGCGCGCGCCCCACGGCATGCGGTTGCTGCGCCGCGTCAGCTTGCGGCGCAGGCCCCACAGGCTGAACGGGTTGAATCCGATGATCACGAGATGTCCGTCCGGGATCAAGCTGCGGTCGGCCTCGCGCAGCACCTGGTGGGGATTGGTGCTGAGTTCGAGGGTATGCGGCAGGACGATGGCGTCGACCGAATCGGTCAGGATCGGCCAGTTGTCCGTGTGTCCGGACAATCCCACCCCCGGCTGCGTCAACGGCCCGACGCTCTGGATGACATGATGCGGGATACGGCTGTCATCCAGCGGACACTCGCCCCACGGCGGATCGATCACCACCATGTGATAACCGAACAGCGTCTGCAGCTGCGCCGCGAGCGCCGCCTGCTCGACAGCGGCCAGCTGCCGGCCCAGCGGGCGCCGGTACCAGTCGCGCAGGGACATGGCGCGGGAGGGCATGGAAACGACAGCATTCATCGGTGACATTCTAGCGCAACTGCCGCACCGGCGCGTCATAAAACTGCAACCGGCGCAAGCGGTTGACCTGAACCGGCAGGACTGTCAGCATACCCGCACGGCATCCCCCCGCACATCGGCAGCACTGACGGCCCGAGCGTGAACTGCGTCACAGTTTGCGTTCAAGCCCGTTTTTAGCCCAGACGATACAAACAGTCATGAAACCAACGCGCCTGACACTGACCGTCACGATGATCCTGCTGCTGGTCGGCTGTGCCACCGCGCAGCACGATTCCGCTGCGTACCGGGAGCCACCACCTCGAGCTGCGGAGCGCATCCCGACCCTGCAGCAAGCGGACCAGGGACCGGCTGCCGGCAATGCCATCGCACAGGCGCGCTATACCGACGACGACTTCTGGGAGCAGATGCGCAGCGGTTTCGATCTCCCCGGCGCACAGCAGCAGGCCGTGCAGCGCCAGATCGGCACCTACAGCAGGAACCCGCGCCAGGTGGAAAAGATCTTCGAACGCGGCACGCCGTACATGGCCTATATCCTGCGCGAGGTCGAAAAGCGCGGCCATCCGCACGAGATCGCACTGCTGCCATTCGTGGAGAGCGCGTACGACCCCTTTGCCTATTCGCACGGACGCGCCGCCGGTCTCTGGCAGTTCATCCCCGGCACCGCCAAGCTCTACGGCCTGGAACAGGACTGGTGGTATGACGGTCGCCGCGACGTGATCGCCTCCACGGATGCCGCGCTGGATTACCTGGACCAGTTGCATGCGGAATTCGAAGGCGACTGGCTACTGGCGCTGGCGGCCTACAATTCCGGCAGCGGCACCGTTCGTGCCGCCATCCGCCGCAATGAAAGGGCCGGCAAGCCCACCGATTTCTGGCACCTGAAGCTGCCCAGCGAAACTGCGAGTTACGTCCCGCGCCTGCTGGCGATCAGCGCCATTGTCGGTCACCCCGAACGTTATGCCGTCGCACTGGCGCCGGTCGATCCGGAACCTGCCTTCGAGGTGGTCGACACGCGCGGCCAGTTGGATATCGGCATCGCCGCCGAACTGGCCGGCATCGACACCGAGGAACTCTATCAGTTCAACCCCGGCTTCAACCGCTGGGCTACGCATCCCGACGGACCGCACCGCCTGGCGATCCCCAGCGAGAAGACCGAAGCCTTCCTGCAGGGCCTGCAGGAACTGCCCGCAGAGCAGCGCCTGAAGTGGGTGCGGCACGACGTCAAGCGCGGCGACACGTTGTCACAGATCGCGCAGCGCTATGACACCACGATCGCGGTGCTGCGCACCACCAACCGGCTGCAAGGCAGCAACATCAGGATCGGGCAGCATCTGCTGGTTCCGGTGGCGGCGCACGATCCCGAGGACTACCGCGCCTCCCTGGCTGCCAGGCAGGTACGGGCGCAGCGCAGCAGCGGCGCGGTCAATCACGTCGTCAGCACCGGTGAGAGTCTGTGGTCGATCGCGCGGCGTCACGGCGTGCAGGTAAACCAGATCATCCGCTGGAACCGGCTCGACAGCGGCGGCGCCATCAGACCGGGGCAGCAGCTGGTTCTATACGGCGGCGCCGCCGCCGTGCCCTCCGGCAAGCAGATCCGCACCATCCGCTACACCGTGCGCAACGGCGACTCGCTGTACGGCATCTCCAGAAAGTACAACGTGGCCGTCAGCGACCTGCGCCGCTGGAATGACCTGCCCGAGGGCAAGTACCTGCAGCCAGGTCAGCGCCTCAAGCTCTATATCGACATCACCGACGTCGCGCAGAACAGCTGAACGCGCGCCAAGCCTGCGCCACCGGCATTAACTTTCCGCAGTGCCTGAGGCGCCCTATTCCGGCCGCATGTGCGGAAACAGCAGCACATCCCGGATCGATGGTGAATCGGTGAACAGCATGACCAGGCGGTCGATACCGATCCCCTCGCCCGCCGTCGGCGGCATGCCGTGTTCCAGCGCACGGATGTAATCCGCGTCGAAGTGCATGGCCTCGAGGTCCCCGGCATCCTTCTCCGCCACCTGCCGGCGAAAACGTTCCGCCTGATCCTCCGCATCGTTCAGCTCCGAGAAACCGTTGGCAAGCTCGCGCCCGCCGACAAAGAACTCGAAGCGATCGGTCACGAACGGATCATGGTCGTTGCGCCGCGCCAGCGGCGAAACCTCGGTGGGATA
The window above is part of the Pseudomonadota bacterium genome. Proteins encoded here:
- a CDS encoding Na+/H+ antiporter subunit E, which gives rise to MMHTIRLATLLFGLWLGLSGHLEPLLLVLGLASTALAVTIARRMDQVDREHHSAHVPLRLLRFWLYLIGKVIAANFHVIRCIVTPGKSISPQLFTVPLPQRSDLGRVIYANSVTLTPGTLTLRVSPDCLLVHALTRQAARKLQDGTMARKVPDFPPEDTP
- the nhaD gene encoding sodium:proton antiporter NhaD — encoded protein: MPLAAAAADGQQHHVLDLTTHWSGFLALAVFFLAYALVIAEETLHLRKSKPVMVAAGIIWTLVAVVYAQHGDTHTAETAVRHNLLEFAELFLFLLAAMTYINAMDERGIFDVLRAKLVSQGYSLRTIFWITGALAFSISPVADNLTTALLLATVVSAVGGDNTRFIALACINIVVAANAGGAFSPFGDITTLMVWQKGIVEFGQFFLLFIPAVVNWLVPAAIMSLAVGTGTPAAIEEQARLHHGAWVITGLFLLTITMAVSAHNFLHLPPVMGMMTGLGLLKLYGYYLKRRKSFFPRPAEGDLGSTALAMEKAESPAHDGDAATQYNIFKSLERAEWDTLMFFYGIILCVGGLGTMGYLSLGSELMYGKLGATTANILVGFLSSLIDNIPVMFAVLAMLPDMDLGQWLLVTLTAGVGGSMLSVGSAAGVAVMGQARGIYTFFTHLKWTWAILLGYAASIWVHFLVNAGSFT
- a CDS encoding DUF4040 domain-containing protein, coding for MIETLIDVTLLAFLALTAIAILHLRSLFAIVMLFGIYSLLSAGLFTVMDAADVAFTEASVGAGIATVLMLATLALTGMREEKASPRQPWLPLVVVAVTGLALVYGTLDIPAFGDPAAPAHLHVAPRYLEQSLTETGVPNVVTAVLASYRGFDTLGEVSVIFTAGIGVLLLLGRPRRHADREDAE
- the mnhG gene encoding monovalent cation/H(+) antiporter subunit G encodes the protein MISDVASWICVLGGAALSVIGGIGMHRFPDFYTRVHAAGTTDTLCAALFLLGLGLQAGLSLASFKLFLIFTFLFLTSPTAAHALANTATEAQLRPLLADNESADP
- a CDS encoding Na(+)/H(+) antiporter subunit B; its protein translation is MKHNLILKVIAKFIVPVILLFALYVQFHGDFGPGGGFQAGVIFSAAFILYTLVFGLDAAERIIPAWLLRVLASMGVLLYTGTGFATLLGGGRFLDYSVLAATPVAGQHLGILVIEAGVGMTVAAVMLLIFFTFAGRHRP
- a CDS encoding cation:proton antiporter subunit C, translated to MTDFILGHYNYWIVILLMMTGFYTVISCGNLIKKIAGLNIFQTSVFLLYISLGNVSGGTTPIITDGVTRHSNPLPYVLILTAIVVGISTTALGLALVVRIREAYGSIEEDDIHRQDASL
- a CDS encoding monovalent cation/H+ antiporter complex subunit F, whose product is MYAVAAAAILVTMGLALARALLGPTVCDRILAVNMFGTKTVLLIAVLAFMSGRTDIIDIALIYALINFIGVVAVLKLVEQGNFFTSGEEENRTCEQIND